The following are encoded in a window of Roseimaritima ulvae genomic DNA:
- a CDS encoding protein-L-isoaspartate(D-aspartate) O-methyltransferase, producing MCFLGRTTVLAEDPFAKVRQELVETRIKTAGVTDSRVLRSIAETPRHEFVPASQRSKAYYDMALPIGDAQTISSPFIVALMTEALDPQPTDKVLEIGTGSGYQAAVLSPLVEHVYTIEIVRPLGERAAKVLDELGYDNVSAKVGDGFLGWPEAAPFDKIIVTCSPESIPKPLVEQLREGGQMIIPVGERYQQTLYRMIKKDGELERQPLRPTLFVPMTGTAEQGRQQQPDPANPKIINGNFEQAGSSPVHIPGWYYGRQVQRVGGGIQVDGSTSAEGSRGSSPAEGAAFVRFENETSGLDSHLLQGLAIDGREVTMVRLAGKVRTENVGGSDRADRLPMVALTFYDKQRRELGTFWLGPFRGTRSWREESRLIRVPPQSREAIVRIGLFGATGIADFDDISLEVR from the coding sequence ATGTGTTTCTTGGGAAGGACCACTGTGTTGGCTGAAGATCCGTTTGCCAAAGTGCGGCAGGAATTGGTGGAAACCCGCATCAAAACGGCGGGGGTGACCGATTCGCGGGTGTTGCGTTCGATCGCCGAAACGCCTCGCCACGAATTTGTGCCGGCCTCGCAACGCAGCAAGGCCTATTACGATATGGCTTTGCCAATCGGCGATGCGCAAACCATCAGCAGCCCCTTCATCGTGGCTTTGATGACCGAGGCCCTGGATCCCCAGCCGACCGACAAAGTCTTGGAAATCGGCACCGGAAGCGGCTATCAGGCGGCCGTGTTGAGCCCTTTGGTCGAACACGTTTACACGATCGAGATCGTGCGTCCGTTGGGCGAGCGGGCCGCCAAGGTGCTCGACGAGCTGGGCTATGACAACGTCTCGGCGAAAGTGGGGGATGGCTTTTTGGGTTGGCCCGAAGCGGCGCCGTTTGACAAGATCATCGTCACCTGTTCGCCCGAATCGATCCCCAAGCCGCTGGTCGAACAGCTTCGCGAAGGCGGTCAGATGATCATCCCGGTCGGCGAACGCTACCAACAAACCCTGTACCGGATGATTAAGAAAGACGGCGAGTTGGAACGCCAGCCGCTGCGGCCGACGTTGTTCGTACCGATGACCGGAACCGCCGAACAGGGACGCCAGCAGCAGCCCGATCCGGCCAACCCCAAGATCATCAACGGAAACTTTGAGCAAGCCGGTTCGTCGCCCGTGCACATTCCAGGGTGGTACTACGGCCGCCAAGTGCAGCGGGTGGGCGGCGGCATTCAGGTGGACGGCAGCACGTCCGCCGAAGGCTCGCGCGGATCGTCGCCCGCCGAGGGAGCCGCTTTTGTACGCTTTGAAAATGAAACCTCGGGACTGGATTCGCATCTCCTGCAAGGTTTGGCCATCGACGGCCGCGAGGTCACGATGGTGCGGCTGGCGGGCAAGGTCCGCACCGAGAATGTGGGGGGCAGTGATCGGGCCGATCGGCTGCCGATGGTGGCCCTCACCTTTTACGACAAGCAACGACGCGAACTGGGGACGTTTTGGCTGGGCCCGTTTCGCGGCACCCGCTCCTGGCGGGAAGAAAGTCGCCTGATTCGCGTGCCGCCGCAGAGCCGTGAAGCGATCGTGCGGATCGGATTGTTCGGCGCCACCGGCATCGCCGATTTTGACGACATAAGTCTCGAAGTTCGCTAG
- a CDS encoding sialate O-acetylesterase: MLSVFRFSSYAVLLAAAAVLAGDARGDVRLPNIFTDHMVLQRDQPNRVWGRADAGEQVTVKLGEQQHAATADDEGNWSVMLEPLSVGEPLTMTVKGNNQVTISDILVGEVWICSGQSNMAWRVGNSNDADLEIAAANYPQIRMINFPQVGSQEKVWTHDNRPWMVCSPETVGSFSAVGYFFGRQLHQTLGVPVGLINNAWGGSSAEAWVPRETLAQNPEMYGPLLERFEVMENKYKQLSEKSDLSEAEKKQLAGLKRGVFGNHNPGNIYNGVLSSHIGYGIRGAIWYQGESNAGRAYQYRELFPLMISQWREDWGEGDFPFYWVQLADFRGEVEQPAESSWAELREAQTMTMDKLPNTGEAVIIDKGEGKDIHPRDKQIVGRRLARWALARDYGVEMDYQSPRFASLEKADGKLVLSFDHVGAGWRPFDVKQPVGFAVAGEDRKFVWADAKILPDGRIEVASEEVSEPVAVRYGWADNPVVNLYTKDDLPLTPFRSDDWPGVTIDAR; this comes from the coding sequence ATGTTGTCTGTGTTCCGTTTCTCCTCCTATGCGGTCCTGTTGGCCGCCGCCGCGGTGTTGGCCGGCGACGCTCGCGGCGACGTGCGTTTGCCGAACATTTTTACCGACCACATGGTGCTGCAACGCGACCAGCCCAACCGGGTTTGGGGGCGAGCGGACGCTGGGGAGCAGGTGACCGTCAAGTTGGGCGAGCAACAGCATGCGGCGACGGCCGATGACGAAGGTAACTGGAGTGTGATGTTGGAACCGCTATCGGTGGGCGAGCCGCTGACGATGACGGTTAAAGGAAACAACCAGGTGACGATCAGCGACATCCTGGTCGGCGAGGTCTGGATCTGCAGCGGGCAGTCCAACATGGCTTGGCGGGTTGGCAATTCGAACGATGCCGATCTGGAAATCGCGGCCGCCAATTATCCTCAGATTCGCATGATCAACTTTCCCCAAGTGGGATCGCAGGAGAAAGTTTGGACGCATGACAACCGGCCCTGGATGGTGTGCTCCCCCGAGACGGTCGGCAGTTTCTCCGCCGTGGGATATTTCTTCGGCCGTCAGCTGCACCAGACGCTGGGCGTTCCTGTGGGCCTGATCAACAACGCTTGGGGTGGTTCGTCCGCCGAAGCTTGGGTGCCGCGCGAGACGCTGGCCCAAAACCCAGAAATGTACGGGCCGCTGCTGGAGCGATTCGAAGTCATGGAAAACAAATACAAACAGCTGAGCGAAAAGTCGGACTTGAGCGAAGCCGAAAAGAAGCAGCTGGCGGGACTCAAACGCGGCGTGTTTGGCAACCATAACCCTGGCAATATCTACAACGGCGTGTTGAGTTCTCACATCGGTTACGGCATCCGTGGGGCGATCTGGTATCAAGGCGAATCCAATGCCGGACGAGCGTATCAGTATCGCGAGCTGTTCCCGCTGATGATTTCGCAGTGGCGTGAGGATTGGGGCGAAGGCGATTTTCCTTTTTACTGGGTGCAGTTGGCCGATTTCCGCGGCGAAGTGGAGCAGCCGGCCGAGAGCAGTTGGGCCGAGCTGCGGGAAGCGCAGACGATGACCATGGACAAATTGCCCAATACCGGCGAAGCGGTGATCATCGACAAGGGCGAAGGCAAGGACATCCATCCGCGTGACAAGCAGATCGTGGGCCGACGCCTGGCCCGTTGGGCGCTGGCGCGAGATTACGGCGTGGAGATGGACTACCAGAGTCCACGGTTCGCTTCACTGGAAAAAGCTGACGGCAAGTTGGTGCTGAGCTTCGACCACGTGGGCGCCGGTTGGCGACCCTTTGACGTCAAACAGCCGGTTGGATTTGCCGTTGCGGGCGAGGATCGCAAGTTCGTCTGGGCGGACGCCAAGATTTTGCCCGATGGGCGGATCGAAGTTGCCAGCGAAGAGGTGTCCGAACCGGTGGCCGTACGTTATGGCTGGGCGGATAATCCGGTGGTCAATCTGTATACCAAAGATGACCTGCCGCTGACGCCGTTTCGCAGCGACGATTGGCCGGGCGTGACCATCGACGCTCGTTAG